Proteins found in one Desulfatibacillum aliphaticivorans DSM 15576 genomic segment:
- a CDS encoding DUF2284 domain-containing protein, which produces MEQKNLTELQNFACELGADSAVLLDATIIDAKENLAALCQNPRCPNYGVAASCPPHVGGPESLKKQLPSYTKALFFRLMAKKDDVYSSKIHDIQGQVHTIAASLENRALELGFDKARAFAGGSCKNMFCADQPDCNVTARNGACRNPDLARPSMSGYGIDVSALAKAADWPPLVVNNGAAGKEDFIPLYGLLIVG; this is translated from the coding sequence GTGGAACAAAAAAATCTCACGGAGCTACAGAATTTCGCTTGTGAACTGGGTGCGGACTCCGCCGTGCTCCTTGACGCAACAATTATTGACGCTAAAGAGAATTTGGCCGCCCTTTGCCAAAATCCAAGGTGCCCCAATTACGGCGTCGCCGCCAGCTGTCCCCCTCACGTGGGCGGCCCCGAATCCCTGAAAAAGCAATTGCCTTCCTACACTAAGGCCTTGTTTTTTCGTCTAATGGCCAAAAAAGACGACGTCTACTCCTCTAAAATCCACGATATTCAAGGCCAGGTTCACACCATCGCCGCCAGCCTGGAGAATAGGGCCCTGGAACTGGGCTTTGACAAAGCCCGCGCCTTTGCCGGAGGATCGTGCAAGAACATGTTCTGCGCCGATCAGCCCGATTGCAACGTCACGGCCCGCAACGGCGCCTGCCGGAATCCCGACTTGGCCCGGCCCTCCATGTCCGGCTACGGCATCGACGTCTCCGCCCTGGCCAAAGCCGCCGACTGGCCTCCCCTGGTGGTCAATAACGGCGCCGCCGGCAAAGAAGACTTCATACCCCTGTACGGCTTGCTGATTGTTGGGTGA
- a CDS encoding GAF domain-containing sensor histidine kinase, protein MDNAADVLQTFARVVSISNDAKIGFEDKLQKILEEIMQCSGMAKGSIMLMKGRKSLQVAASSRPELIGVSQSLDDENSPSAWVAENKKPLYVDCALDCQFPQKFDHYKKNAYFSVPLMAGKKVMGVLNLTDKVVLDLLSPKEQEFVLNIAGHFIMAIENQRLTQSLKKSKEKLRKKNLELRKVEKAKDQLFNMLVHDLKGPISEMVANLDLLTYTVKGENLEFIQSSRTACDSLYRMVSDMLEITKMEEGRLKLYLTPVNPIEIIDDALSSLSGMAMIKEIRFAKEIPHDGENCLFNADKILLSRVLQNLLVNAISYTDAGGGIILGYSTPKPNQIVFFVEDSGPGIPDGFEEKIFDKFVRVNEADQNRAYSTGLGLAFCQMAVIAHNGTIRAENATPAGARFSFTLPMDNGGGTKKSHGATEFRL, encoded by the coding sequence ATGGATAACGCTGCAGACGTGCTTCAAACCTTCGCCCGCGTCGTGAGTATTTCCAATGACGCAAAAATCGGGTTTGAGGATAAACTTCAAAAAATCCTTGAAGAAATCATGCAATGCTCGGGCATGGCCAAGGGCTCCATCATGCTCATGAAAGGGAGAAAATCCCTGCAGGTGGCCGCCTCGTCCAGGCCCGAATTGATCGGCGTCTCCCAAAGCCTGGATGACGAAAACAGCCCGTCCGCCTGGGTGGCCGAGAATAAAAAGCCCCTTTATGTGGATTGCGCCCTGGACTGCCAGTTTCCTCAAAAATTTGACCATTACAAAAAGAACGCCTATTTTTCCGTGCCGCTCATGGCCGGGAAAAAGGTCATGGGCGTGCTTAACCTTACCGATAAGGTCGTGCTGGATCTCCTGTCCCCCAAAGAGCAGGAGTTTGTGCTGAACATCGCCGGGCATTTTATTATGGCCATCGAAAATCAGCGCCTGACCCAATCCCTTAAGAAAAGCAAGGAAAAGCTCCGTAAAAAAAACCTGGAACTGCGCAAGGTGGAAAAAGCCAAGGATCAGCTTTTCAATATGCTGGTGCACGACCTTAAAGGCCCTATTTCCGAAATGGTGGCCAACCTGGATCTCCTCACCTACACCGTTAAAGGCGAAAACCTGGAGTTCATCCAGTCCTCCCGCACCGCCTGCGACAGCCTTTATCGCATGGTGTCGGACATGCTGGAAATCACCAAAATGGAGGAGGGCCGCCTAAAGCTCTATCTGACTCCGGTCAACCCCATTGAAATCATCGACGACGCCTTGTCCAGCCTTTCAGGCATGGCCATGATCAAGGAAATCCGGTTCGCCAAGGAAATCCCTCATGACGGGGAGAACTGCCTGTTCAATGCCGATAAAATCCTTCTTTCGCGGGTGCTTCAAAACCTGTTGGTCAACGCCATATCCTACACGGACGCGGGCGGGGGCATTATCCTGGGGTACAGCACCCCCAAACCCAACCAGATTGTCTTTTTTGTGGAGGACAGCGGCCCGGGAATCCCCGACGGCTTTGAAGAGAAAATATTTGACAAATTCGTCCGCGTGAACGAGGCTGACCAGAACAGGGCTTATTCGACCGGCCTTGGCCTGGCTTTCTGCCAGATGGCCGTTATAGCCCACAACGGGACTATTCGCGCGGAAAACGCCACACCTGCGGGCGCCCGCTTTTCTTTTACTTTGCCTATGGATAATGGCGGTGGAACAAAAAAATCTCACGGAGCTACAGAATTTCGCTTGTGA
- a CDS encoding tetratricopeptide repeat protein — MIDINTMKVLIADDMPGMCKSIRGIMKLLGYGRDFVFANNGAQAWRKLETEEVDLAIIDWNMPIMKGVDVLRNIRDDNGMWDMPVVMVTAEADPEIVAEVAETDIDAYLLKPLTVKSLGDRVARVIHHHNNPPPAVQLLRHARNFYNEGKLAEAVAAARKAVEMDPGSTKPIRQLGYYFLKNNNLDDAEKCFLAAINRNKLDVFSFNQLGELYMQRQDFENAAKFLDEAMKISPRQLDRGIRLGTVLLQTGMRDKARQTFDKTISVSREQNETREMIVDICEKEGDIRYAANLLIEILQNTPGRPDLLVRLGLFLEELGDNQEAVKRLTLASDLDAKDPRIKMHLARNYLAMKRPMWAEKYLNQVLKADPENEEAREMLQQCL; from the coding sequence ATGATTGACATCAATACCATGAAGGTCCTGATTGCCGACGACATGCCCGGCATGTGCAAGTCTATTCGGGGAATCATGAAACTCCTGGGATATGGGCGCGACTTCGTGTTCGCCAATAACGGCGCCCAGGCATGGAGGAAGCTGGAAACCGAAGAAGTGGACTTGGCCATCATTGACTGGAACATGCCTATCATGAAGGGCGTGGACGTGCTCCGGAACATCCGGGATGACAATGGGATGTGGGATATGCCGGTGGTCATGGTGACGGCCGAGGCTGACCCGGAAATCGTGGCGGAAGTGGCGGAAACGGACATTGACGCCTATCTTCTTAAGCCTCTCACGGTCAAGTCTCTGGGGGACCGGGTGGCCCGGGTCATCCACCATCACAACAACCCCCCCCCGGCGGTCCAGCTTTTACGCCACGCCAGAAATTTCTATAATGAAGGAAAGCTCGCAGAGGCCGTGGCCGCAGCCAGAAAAGCCGTGGAAATGGACCCCGGAAGCACGAAGCCCATCCGTCAGCTGGGATATTATTTCTTAAAAAACAATAATTTGGATGATGCCGAAAAATGCTTTTTGGCCGCCATAAACCGCAACAAATTGGATGTCTTTTCATTCAATCAATTGGGCGAGCTTTACATGCAGCGTCAGGATTTTGAAAACGCAGCCAAGTTCCTGGACGAAGCCATGAAAATCAGCCCCAGGCAGCTGGATCGGGGGATTCGTTTAGGGACAGTCCTGCTTCAGACCGGGATGCGTGACAAGGCCCGCCAAACCTTTGACAAAACCATCAGCGTTTCCCGGGAGCAAAACGAAACCCGGGAGATGATCGTGGACATCTGCGAAAAAGAAGGGGACATCCGCTACGCTGCCAACCTTTTGATTGAAATACTCCAAAACACTCCAGGCAGGCCGGACCTTTTGGTCAGGCTGGGCCTGTTTCTGGAGGAACTGGGGGACAATCAGGAGGCCGTCAAACGCCTGACCCTTGCCTCGGACCTGGACGCCAAGGATCCGCGGATCAAAATGCATCTGGCGCGCAATTATCTGGCCATGAAGCGCCCCATGTGGGCCGAAAAATATTTGAATCAGGTTCTTAAAGCCGACCCGGAAAATGAAGAAGCCCGGGAAATGTTACAGCAATGCTTGTGA
- a CDS encoding ABC-F family ATP-binding cassette domain-containing protein produces the protein MSLLVVNNLSLSFGGRTIFENLTFQVSEKDRIGLIGRNGTGKTSLMRIMVNEAAATAGEVRVTKGMRLGYLAQDISDPSDETVLQSVLEAVPGRVELDKRMERLEEALSQAEDQEEQAEIGHKIAKLAETLTDFETQYAKHVAEQILSGLGFLMEDMDRPLAELSGGWRMRAALAGLLFQKPDILLMDEPTNHLDMDSVRWLGQFLERYEGALILVCHDREFLNSQINRVISFEMEGVRQYRGDYESYLSQRAEEEQVLERQAKKQEQRVKDAMKFVEKFRYKATKARQAQSKLKLVEKMEMIKTHAPQKSMSFSFPEVPRSSQNVVTAKGLTKAFGDHVLYKGVRLNAQRGDRIAIIGRNGAGKTTLLKIFAGEMKAGEGQVDLGHGVALSYYAQHQAEQLEASRSIVEEVFTAVPKATQTFVRSVCGAFLFSGDEVDKQVGVLSGGEKARVALAKLLVNPGNCLLMDEPTNHLDIVAAEMLTDALKDYNGTLIFVSHNQSFVKRLATKIWDIKNQTIEEYPGTLTEYFDHLDRLEEKQEAQGRQEAKPAQAEDAADPAGGTRAEKKARKQAEARIRQLRWEKIGPIQKRVQEAEKKISTLEAREAEISELLADPDVFSDSEKSQPLLEEYQKVKDGLDTLMTAWEADQEAIEELEAQLQAELDA, from the coding sequence ATGAGTCTTTTGGTCGTCAACAACCTGTCCCTTTCCTTCGGAGGGCGCACCATATTCGAGAACCTCACCTTTCAGGTGTCGGAAAAAGACCGCATCGGTCTGATAGGCCGGAACGGCACCGGAAAAACCAGCCTCATGCGGATCATGGTGAACGAGGCGGCGGCCACCGCCGGCGAGGTGCGGGTGACCAAGGGCATGCGTTTGGGCTACCTGGCCCAGGATATCTCCGATCCGTCGGACGAAACCGTGCTCCAGTCCGTTTTGGAGGCCGTCCCGGGACGGGTGGAACTGGACAAGCGCATGGAACGCCTGGAAGAGGCCCTGTCTCAGGCCGAAGACCAGGAGGAACAGGCGGAAATCGGCCATAAGATCGCCAAGCTGGCCGAAACCCTGACGGATTTTGAAACCCAATACGCCAAGCACGTGGCTGAGCAGATTCTCTCCGGCCTGGGTTTTCTCATGGAGGACATGGACCGCCCCCTGGCCGAACTTTCCGGCGGCTGGCGCATGCGCGCCGCCCTGGCCGGGCTGTTGTTCCAAAAGCCCGATATCCTGCTCATGGACGAACCCACCAACCATCTGGACATGGACTCGGTCCGGTGGCTGGGCCAGTTTTTGGAGCGCTATGAAGGCGCCCTGATCCTGGTTTGCCATGACCGGGAATTTTTGAATTCCCAGATCAACCGGGTCATCAGCTTTGAGATGGAAGGCGTGCGCCAGTACCGGGGGGACTACGAGTCCTATCTTTCCCAGCGCGCGGAAGAGGAGCAGGTTCTGGAGCGTCAGGCCAAAAAGCAGGAGCAGCGGGTCAAGGACGCCATGAAGTTCGTGGAAAAGTTCCGGTACAAGGCCACCAAGGCCAGGCAAGCTCAAAGCAAGCTCAAGCTGGTGGAGAAGATGGAGATGATCAAGACCCATGCTCCCCAGAAAAGCATGAGCTTCTCCTTTCCCGAAGTCCCCCGAAGCAGCCAGAACGTGGTCACGGCTAAAGGGCTGACCAAAGCCTTTGGAGACCATGTATTATATAAAGGCGTGCGCCTGAACGCCCAGCGCGGGGACCGCATCGCCATCATCGGCCGCAACGGCGCCGGCAAGACCACCCTGCTTAAGATTTTCGCCGGAGAAATGAAGGCGGGAGAGGGCCAGGTGGATTTGGGCCATGGGGTTGCGCTGTCCTACTACGCCCAGCATCAGGCCGAGCAGTTGGAAGCCTCCCGCAGCATTGTGGAGGAGGTTTTCACCGCCGTGCCCAAGGCCACCCAGACCTTTGTGCGCAGCGTGTGCGGGGCTTTTCTTTTTTCCGGCGACGAGGTGGACAAGCAGGTCGGCGTGCTTTCCGGCGGCGAAAAAGCCAGGGTGGCCCTGGCCAAACTCCTGGTCAACCCGGGCAACTGCCTGCTCATGGACGAGCCCACCAACCATTTGGACATCGTGGCCGCCGAAATGCTCACCGACGCTCTCAAGGACTACAACGGCACCCTGATCTTCGTCTCGCACAACCAGTCCTTTGTAAAAAGGCTGGCCACCAAAATCTGGGACATCAAAAACCAGACCATCGAGGAATATCCGGGAACCCTCACGGAATACTTTGACCACCTGGACCGGCTGGAAGAGAAGCAGGAAGCCCAAGGCCGTCAGGAAGCCAAGCCCGCCCAGGCCGAGGACGCGGCTGATCCCGCCGGCGGAACCCGGGCCGAGAAAAAAGCCCGCAAACAGGCTGAGGCCAGAATTCGCCAGTTAAGGTGGGAGAAGATAGGCCCCATCCAAAAACGTGTTCAGGAAGCGGAAAAGAAAATTTCCACATTGGAAGCCAGGGAAGCGGAAATCTCCGAGCTCCTGGCCGATCCGGACGTGTTTTCCGACTCCGAAAAAAGTCAGCCTCTTTTGGAGGAATACCAAAAGGTTAAAGACGGACTGGATACTCTCATGACCGCCTGGGAGGCCGACCAGGAAGCCATTGAGGAACTGGAAGCCCAGTTGCAGGCGGAACTGGACGCCTGA